A single genomic interval of Trichosurus vulpecula isolate mTriVul1 chromosome 6, mTriVul1.pri, whole genome shotgun sequence harbors:
- the EML3 gene encoding echinoderm microtubule-associated protein-like 3 isoform X2, translated as MDGAAGPGEGQSGGWEPPGPDILGALSQRLRVQEEEMELVKAALAEVLRRLRLQEGTPRSPVGAPASPVPVQASSDSSPSAPPGLPPPPSPSLVSRGTQTEVETESQPSSGSLALSNGPPALPGGGEEELVGVQSEGGGGGSSCGAGSPGPPGALRPFQLPQRGDTPRRNSSSSSSPSERPRKKLSRKAASSANLLLRSGSSESRGGKDPVSSPGGPGSRRSNYNLEGISVKMFLRGRPITMYIPSGVRSPEELPSGPPPENLSLDWVYGYRGRDSRSNLFVLRSGEVVYFIACVVVLYRPGGGPGGPGGGGQRHYLGHTDCVRCLAVHPDGVRVASGQTAGVDKDGKPLQPVVHIWDSEKLQKLQEIGLGVFERGVGALAFSVSDQGNFLCVVDDSNEHMLSVWDWNRGAKLVEIKKYKKPKFVPCFVFLPDGDILTGDSEGTILTWGRSLPDSRTPGRGGAKETFGIVAQTRAHEGSIFALCLLRDGTVLSGGGRDRRLVQWGPGLTALQEAEIPEQFGAVRAIAEGLGAELLVGTTKNALLRGDLTQGFSPVIQGHTDELWGLCTHPSLNRFLTCGHDRQLCLWDGECHALAWSLDLKETGLCADFHPSGKVVAVGLNTGRWLVLDTETQEIVSDFTDGNEQLSVVRYSPDGMYLAIGSHDNVIYIYSVSSDGAKCSRFGRCMGHSSFITHLDWSKDGNFIMSNSGDYEILYWDVAGGCKLLRNRYESRDREWATYTCVLGFHVYGVWPDGSDGTDINSLCRSHNERVVAVADDFCKVHLFLYPCSRAKAPSRKYGGHGSHVTSVRFTHDDSHLISLGGKDASIFQWRMLGGGGPGPAPLTPSRTPSLSPASSLDA; from the exons ATGGACGGGGCCGCGGGGCCGG GTGAGGGACAGTCTGGGGGCTGGGAGCCCCCCGGGCCAGACATTCTGGGGGCCTTAAGCCAGAGGCTCCGGGttcaagaggaagagatggagctGGTGAAAGCTGCCTTGGCCGAAGTCCTGCGGAGACTCAGGCTGCAGGAGGGGACCCCAAGGTCGCCCGTGGGAGCCCCAGCTTCTCCTGTCCCTGTGCAGGCATCCAGTGACAG CAGCCCCTCAGCCCCCCCTGGACTGCCACCTCCGCCCAGCCCTTCCTTGGTGAGCAGGGGCACCCAGACGGAggtggaaactgagtcccagccGTCTTCTGGCTCCTTGGCCTTGAGCAATGGGCCCCCAGCCCTTCCTGGAGGCGGAGAGGAGGAACTAGTGGGTGTCCAGTCCGAAGGAGGTGGCGGCGGCAGCAGCTGTGGTGCTGGCTCTCCTGGCCCTCCTGGGGCCCTGAGGCCCTTTCAGCTCCCTCAGAGGGGGGACAC GCCTCGTCggaattcctcctcctcctcctccccttctgagCGGCCCCGAAAGAAGCTTTCCAGGAAAGCCGCCTCATCGGCCAACTTGCTGCTCCGGTCAGGCAGCTCCGAAAG CCGAGGAGGGAAAGATCCAGTCTCCAGCCCTGGAGGCCCTGGTTCTCGGAGGAGCAATTATAACCTCG AGGGCATCTCGGTGAAGATGTTCCTTCGGGGTCGACCCATCACCATGTACATTCCGTCGGGCGTCCGCAGTCCTGAGGAGCTGCCCAGTGGCCCGCCCCCCGAGAACCTCAGTCTTGACTGGGT ttaTGGGTACAGGGGCCGAGACTCTCGTTCCAACTTGTTTGTACTTCGCTCAGGGGAAGTAGTTTATTTCATTGCCTGTGTGGTGGTGCTGTATCGCCCAGGAGGAGGTCCGGGaggccctgggggtggtggccagAGACACTACCTGGGTCACACAGACTGTGTTCGCTG TCTTGCTGTCCATCCCGATGGCGTCCGAGTAGCTTCTGGCCAGACGGCGGGGGTCGACAAAGACGGGAAG CCGCTTCAGCCAGTGGTTCACATCTGGGATTCAGAGAAGCTCCAGAAGCTCCAGGAGATCGGCCTGGGGGTGTTTGAGCGAGGAGTTGGGGCCCTCGCCTTCTCTGTCTCG GATCAGGGCAACTTCCTTTGTGTGGTCGATGACTCTAATGAGCACATGTTGTCTGTGTGGGACTGGAACCGAGGTGCCAAACTGGTGGAAATCAAG AAATACAAGAAACCCAAATTTGTCCCCTGCTTTGTGTTCCTTCCGGATGGAGACATCCTCACCGGGGATTCAGAAGGGACCATCCTCACCTGGGGGCGGAGcctgcctgactccaggacccCAGGCAGGGGTGGGGCTAAAG AGACATTTGGGATTGTGGCTCAGACCCGAGCCCACGAAGGCTCCATCTTCGCTTTGTGTCTGCTGAGGGACGGGACTGTGCTGAGCGGGGGTGGGCGGGATCGCCGGCTGGTTCAGTGGGGGCCCGGGCTCACTGCCCTTCAGGAGGCTGAG ATCCCAGAACAGTTTGGAGCTGTCCGTGCCATTGCTGAAGGGCTGGGCGCAGAGCTGCTGGTGGGCACCACAAAGAATGCACTGCTGAGGGGAGACCTGACTCAGGGCTTTTCCCCGGTTATCCAG GGTCACACTGATGAGCTCTGGGGTCTCTGCACTCACCCCTCCTTGAACCGCTTCCTCACCTGTGGCCATGACCGGCAGCTCTGTCTGTGGGATGGGGAGTGTCACGCCCTGGCCTGGAGCCTTGATCTCAAG GAGACGGGCCTCTGTGCGGATTTCCACCCCAGTGGGAAGGTCGTGGCTGTGGGACTCAACACTGGGAG GTGGCTGGTTCTGGATACAGAAACTCAAGAGATTGTGTCAGATTTCACTGATGGTAACGAGCAGCTCTCCGTTGTCAGGTATAGTCCAG ATGGGATGTACCTGGCCATCGGTTCTCATGACAACGTGATCTATATCTACAGTGTGTCCAGCGATGGGGCCAAGTGCAGCCGGTTTGGCAGATGTATG gGGCACTCCAGCTTCATCACCCACCTAGACTGGTCCAAGGATGGCAATTTCATCATGTCCAATTCTGGGGACTACGAGATCCTCTACT gggACGTGGCAGGGGGTTGCAAGCTGCTGAGAAATCGGTATGAGAGCCGGGATCGAGAGTGGGCAACCTATACCTGTGTCTTGGGTTTCCACGTGTATG GCGTGTGGCCGGATGGATCCGACGGGACAGACATCAACTCCTTGTGCCGGTCCCACAATGAACGAGTGGTGGCTGTAGCCGATGACTTCTGTAAAGTGCACCTGTTTCTGTACCCGTGCTCCCGGGCCAAG gctccTAGCCGAAAGTACGGAGGCCACGGCAGCCACGTCACCAGTGTCCGGTTCACTCATGACGATTCTCACCTCATCTCACTGGGAGGAAAGGATGCGAGCATTTTCCAGTGGCGAATGCTGGGTGGTGGGGGCCCTGGACCAGCCCCTCTCACGCCCTCCCGCACGCCTTCCCTTTCCCCCGCCTCCTCGCTGGATGCCTGA
- the EML3 gene encoding echinoderm microtubule-associated protein-like 3 isoform X1, producing MDGAAGPGEGQSGGWEPPGPDILGALSQRLRVQEEEMELVKAALAEVLRRLRLQEGTPRSPVGAPASPVPVQASSDSSPSAPPGLPPPPSPSLVSRGTQTEVETESQPSSGSLALSNGPPALPGGGEEELVGVQSEGGGGGSSCGAGSPGPPGALRPFQLPQRGDTPRRNSSSSSSPSERPRKKLSRKAASSANLLLRSGSSESRGGKDPVSSPGGPGSRRSNYNLEGISVKMFLRGRPITMYIPSGVRSPEELPSGPPPENLSLDWVYGYRGRDSRSNLFVLRSGEVVYFIACVVVLYRPGGGPGGPGGGGQRHYLGHTDCVRCLAVHPDGVRVASGQTAGVDKDGKPLQPVVHIWDSEKLQKLQEIGLGVFERGVGALAFSVSDQGNFLCVVDDSNEHMLSVWDWNRGAKLVEIKSTNDSVLAVGFNPRDSSCIVTSGKSHVHFWNWSTGGGALGSGGLTRKQGVFGKYKKPKFVPCFVFLPDGDILTGDSEGTILTWGRSLPDSRTPGRGGAKETFGIVAQTRAHEGSIFALCLLRDGTVLSGGGRDRRLVQWGPGLTALQEAEIPEQFGAVRAIAEGLGAELLVGTTKNALLRGDLTQGFSPVIQGHTDELWGLCTHPSLNRFLTCGHDRQLCLWDGECHALAWSLDLKETGLCADFHPSGKVVAVGLNTGRWLVLDTETQEIVSDFTDGNEQLSVVRYSPDGMYLAIGSHDNVIYIYSVSSDGAKCSRFGRCMGHSSFITHLDWSKDGNFIMSNSGDYEILYWDVAGGCKLLRNRYESRDREWATYTCVLGFHVYGVWPDGSDGTDINSLCRSHNERVVAVADDFCKVHLFLYPCSRAKAPSRKYGGHGSHVTSVRFTHDDSHLISLGGKDASIFQWRMLGGGGPGPAPLTPSRTPSLSPASSLDA from the exons ATGGACGGGGCCGCGGGGCCGG GTGAGGGACAGTCTGGGGGCTGGGAGCCCCCCGGGCCAGACATTCTGGGGGCCTTAAGCCAGAGGCTCCGGGttcaagaggaagagatggagctGGTGAAAGCTGCCTTGGCCGAAGTCCTGCGGAGACTCAGGCTGCAGGAGGGGACCCCAAGGTCGCCCGTGGGAGCCCCAGCTTCTCCTGTCCCTGTGCAGGCATCCAGTGACAG CAGCCCCTCAGCCCCCCCTGGACTGCCACCTCCGCCCAGCCCTTCCTTGGTGAGCAGGGGCACCCAGACGGAggtggaaactgagtcccagccGTCTTCTGGCTCCTTGGCCTTGAGCAATGGGCCCCCAGCCCTTCCTGGAGGCGGAGAGGAGGAACTAGTGGGTGTCCAGTCCGAAGGAGGTGGCGGCGGCAGCAGCTGTGGTGCTGGCTCTCCTGGCCCTCCTGGGGCCCTGAGGCCCTTTCAGCTCCCTCAGAGGGGGGACAC GCCTCGTCggaattcctcctcctcctcctccccttctgagCGGCCCCGAAAGAAGCTTTCCAGGAAAGCCGCCTCATCGGCCAACTTGCTGCTCCGGTCAGGCAGCTCCGAAAG CCGAGGAGGGAAAGATCCAGTCTCCAGCCCTGGAGGCCCTGGTTCTCGGAGGAGCAATTATAACCTCG AGGGCATCTCGGTGAAGATGTTCCTTCGGGGTCGACCCATCACCATGTACATTCCGTCGGGCGTCCGCAGTCCTGAGGAGCTGCCCAGTGGCCCGCCCCCCGAGAACCTCAGTCTTGACTGGGT ttaTGGGTACAGGGGCCGAGACTCTCGTTCCAACTTGTTTGTACTTCGCTCAGGGGAAGTAGTTTATTTCATTGCCTGTGTGGTGGTGCTGTATCGCCCAGGAGGAGGTCCGGGaggccctgggggtggtggccagAGACACTACCTGGGTCACACAGACTGTGTTCGCTG TCTTGCTGTCCATCCCGATGGCGTCCGAGTAGCTTCTGGCCAGACGGCGGGGGTCGACAAAGACGGGAAG CCGCTTCAGCCAGTGGTTCACATCTGGGATTCAGAGAAGCTCCAGAAGCTCCAGGAGATCGGCCTGGGGGTGTTTGAGCGAGGAGTTGGGGCCCTCGCCTTCTCTGTCTCG GATCAGGGCAACTTCCTTTGTGTGGTCGATGACTCTAATGAGCACATGTTGTCTGTGTGGGACTGGAACCGAGGTGCCAAACTGGTGGAAATCAAG AGTACAAATGACTCTGTCCTGGCTGTCGGCTTCAACCCCCGAGACAGCAGTTGTATCGTCACTAGCGGAAAGTCCCATGTTCACTTCTGGAACTGGTCTACTGGAGGAGGGGCTCTGGGCAGTGGGGGACTCACTCGGAAACAGGGTGTCTTTGGG AAATACAAGAAACCCAAATTTGTCCCCTGCTTTGTGTTCCTTCCGGATGGAGACATCCTCACCGGGGATTCAGAAGGGACCATCCTCACCTGGGGGCGGAGcctgcctgactccaggacccCAGGCAGGGGTGGGGCTAAAG AGACATTTGGGATTGTGGCTCAGACCCGAGCCCACGAAGGCTCCATCTTCGCTTTGTGTCTGCTGAGGGACGGGACTGTGCTGAGCGGGGGTGGGCGGGATCGCCGGCTGGTTCAGTGGGGGCCCGGGCTCACTGCCCTTCAGGAGGCTGAG ATCCCAGAACAGTTTGGAGCTGTCCGTGCCATTGCTGAAGGGCTGGGCGCAGAGCTGCTGGTGGGCACCACAAAGAATGCACTGCTGAGGGGAGACCTGACTCAGGGCTTTTCCCCGGTTATCCAG GGTCACACTGATGAGCTCTGGGGTCTCTGCACTCACCCCTCCTTGAACCGCTTCCTCACCTGTGGCCATGACCGGCAGCTCTGTCTGTGGGATGGGGAGTGTCACGCCCTGGCCTGGAGCCTTGATCTCAAG GAGACGGGCCTCTGTGCGGATTTCCACCCCAGTGGGAAGGTCGTGGCTGTGGGACTCAACACTGGGAG GTGGCTGGTTCTGGATACAGAAACTCAAGAGATTGTGTCAGATTTCACTGATGGTAACGAGCAGCTCTCCGTTGTCAGGTATAGTCCAG ATGGGATGTACCTGGCCATCGGTTCTCATGACAACGTGATCTATATCTACAGTGTGTCCAGCGATGGGGCCAAGTGCAGCCGGTTTGGCAGATGTATG gGGCACTCCAGCTTCATCACCCACCTAGACTGGTCCAAGGATGGCAATTTCATCATGTCCAATTCTGGGGACTACGAGATCCTCTACT gggACGTGGCAGGGGGTTGCAAGCTGCTGAGAAATCGGTATGAGAGCCGGGATCGAGAGTGGGCAACCTATACCTGTGTCTTGGGTTTCCACGTGTATG GCGTGTGGCCGGATGGATCCGACGGGACAGACATCAACTCCTTGTGCCGGTCCCACAATGAACGAGTGGTGGCTGTAGCCGATGACTTCTGTAAAGTGCACCTGTTTCTGTACCCGTGCTCCCGGGCCAAG gctccTAGCCGAAAGTACGGAGGCCACGGCAGCCACGTCACCAGTGTCCGGTTCACTCATGACGATTCTCACCTCATCTCACTGGGAGGAAAGGATGCGAGCATTTTCCAGTGGCGAATGCTGGGTGGTGGGGGCCCTGGACCAGCCCCTCTCACGCCCTCCCGCACGCCTTCCCTTTCCCCCGCCTCCTCGCTGGATGCCTGA
- the ROM1 gene encoding rod outer segment membrane protein 1, which produces MAAILPLPLPLQARIRLAQGLWLFSWLLALAGGLTLISSGHLLVQLWHLSPFLDPTCSFSALPKTALAAGAAALGMGVLGAGVTRASLDAARYPPWRGVLGPILLAGTIGGGGLLALAVGLALALPRSLDAALENGLGGALAHYKDTEVPGHCNAKRLMDELQLAYHCCGRHSYKDWFTVQWISSRYLDPNNQDIIDQIQSNVEGLYLIDGVPFSCCNPHSPRPCLQNQLSNTQAHPLSDPRQPNLNLWEQGCHGVLLRHLVGLASTLGTMLAITFLLQVLVLLGLRYLQTALEGLGGAIDGEGDTQGYLFSGGLKEMLKSAFQQGLCAQRPVPEEVPPEAPAEEAPAEA; this is translated from the exons atggctGCCATTctgccccttcccctgccccttcaGGCCCGGATCCGCCTGGCCCAGGGGCTCTGGCTCTTTTCCTGGTTGCTGGCTCTGGCCGGTGGCCTCACTCTCATCTCTAGTGGCCACCTCCTGGTACAGCTGTGGCACCTAAGCCCTTTCTTGGACCCCACCTGCTCATTTTCagccctccccaagacagctttGGCTGCAGGGGCAGCTGCCCTGGGCATGGGGGTCTTAGGGGCTGGAGTCACCAGAGCATCCTTGGATGCGGCCCGATATCCGCCTTGGCGAGGGGTGCTGGGACCAATCCTGCTGGCTGGgaccattgggggtgggggtctcCTGGCCCTGGCAGTAGGACTGGCCCTAGCATTGCCCAGGAGCCTAGATGCTGCCCTAGAGAATGGTTTGGGGGGAGCCTTGGCTCACTACAAGGACACAGAGGTCCCGGGGCACTGTAATGCCAAGCGGCTGATGGATGAGCTCCAGCTGGCCTACCACTGCTGTGGGCGGCACAGCTACAAAGACTGGTTCACTGTTCAGTGGATCAGTAGCCGGTATCTGGACCCCAATAACCAGGACATCATCGA CCAGATCCAGAGCAACGTGGAAGGCCTCTATCTAATCGACGGGGTCCCCTTCTCCTGCTGTAACCCCCATTCCCCCCGGCCCTGCCTACAGAACCAGCTCTCCAACACACAGGCCCATCCCCTGTCTGACCCTCGGCAGCCCAACCTCAACCTCTGGGAACAGGGCTGCCATGGCGTGCTGCTGAGGCACCTGGTGGGGCTGGCCAGCACCCTGGGGACCATGCTTGCCATTACCTTTTTGCTGCAG GTGTTGGTGCTCCTGGGACTACGGTACCTGCAAACAGCTTTGGAGGGCCTGGGGGGAGCCATAGATGGGGAAGGTGACACCCAAGGCTACTTGTTCTCTGGGGGCCTGAAAGAGATGCTGAAAAGTGCTTTCCAGCAGGGGCTGTGTGCTCAGAGACCTGTGCCCGAGGAGGTTCCACCAGAGGCCCCAGCTGAGGAGGCCCCAGCAGAAGCCTAG
- the B3GAT3 gene encoding galactosylgalactosylxylosylprotein 3-beta-glucuronosyltransferase 3 isoform X1 gives MLSCSSAGQVGALWLLQTRPLERLEGGPGQPCDCSPHLRAAAEHLRRKDLKISQLQAELGRPPPAPAQPPEPEALPTIYVVTPTYARLVQKAELVRLSQTLSLVPRLHWVLVEDAEAPTPLVSGLLAASGLRFTHLVALTPKGQRLREGEPGWVRPRGVEQRNRALDWLRGKEAAVGGERDPPPVGTRGVVYFADDDNTYSRELFEEMRGTRAVSVWPVGLVGGLRFEGPQVQGGQVVGFHTAWEPDRPFPLDMAGFAVSLPLLLSRPSAQFDSTAPRGHLESSLLSHLIDPKDLEPRAANCTRVLVWHTRTEKPKMKQEEQLQRLGRGSDPGIEV, from the exons ATGCTCTCCTGCAGCTCg GCAGGTCAGGTGGGTGCTCTCTGGCTCCTGCAGACGAGGCCTTTGGAGCGCCTGGAGGGAGGACCAG GCCAGCCCTGTGACTGCTCCCCGCACCTTCGAGCAGCTGCTGAGCACCTTCGCAGGAAAGACCTGAAGATCTCCCAGCTGCAAGCTGAGCTTGGTCGGCCTCCCCCTGCTCCCGCCCAGCCCCCTGAACCCGAGGCTTTACCCACCATTTATGTCGTGACCCCCACCTATGCTAG GCTGGTGCAGAAGGCTGAGCTGGTTCGCCTGTCACAGACCCTGTCCTTGGTGCCCAGACTGCATTGGGTACTGGTCGAGGATGCCGAGGCCCCTACTCCACTGGTTTCAGGACTACTGGCCGCCTCTGGTCTCCGATTCACTCACCTGGTGGCCCTCACACCGAAGGGACAGCGGCTTCGAGAAGGGGAGCCAGGCTGGGTCCGACCCCGGGGTGTGGAGCAGCGTAACCGAGCTCTGGATTGGCTCCGGGGAAAAGAGGCTGCAGTTGGTGGGGAAAGGGACCCGCCCCCTGTGGGGACTCGGGGGGTCGTGTACTTTGCTGATGATGACAACACCTACAGCCGGGAACTTTTTGAGGAG ATGAGGGGAACCCGAGCTGTCTCCGTGTGGCCGGTGGGGCTGGTCGGCGGCCTGCGGTTTGAGGGGCCCCAGGTGCAGGGGGGCCAGGTGGTTGGCTTTCACACAGCCTGGGAGCCAGACCGGCCCTTCCCTCTGGACATGGCCGGCTTTGCCGTATCACTGCCCCTTCTCTTGTCTCGGCCCAGTGCCCAGTTTGACTCCACTGCCCCCCGGGGCCACCTGGAGAGCAGTCTCCTCAGCCATCTCATTGACCCCAAGGATCTGGAGCCCCGGGCTGCAAACTGCACACGG gtgctggtgtggcacacgAGGACCGAGAAACCCAAGATGAAACAGGAGGAACAGCTGCAGAGGCTGGGCCGGGGCTCGGACCCCGGCATCGAGGTGTGA
- the B3GAT3 gene encoding galactosylgalactosylxylosylprotein 3-beta-glucuronosyltransferase 3 isoform X2: MKLKLKNVFLVYFLVSLTGLLYALLQLGQPCDCSPHLRAAAEHLRRKDLKISQLQAELGRPPPAPAQPPEPEALPTIYVVTPTYARLVQKAELVRLSQTLSLVPRLHWVLVEDAEAPTPLVSGLLAASGLRFTHLVALTPKGQRLREGEPGWVRPRGVEQRNRALDWLRGKEAAVGGERDPPPVGTRGVVYFADDDNTYSRELFEEMRGTRAVSVWPVGLVGGLRFEGPQVQGGQVVGFHTAWEPDRPFPLDMAGFAVSLPLLLSRPSAQFDSTAPRGHLESSLLSHLIDPKDLEPRAANCTRVLVWHTRTEKPKMKQEEQLQRLGRGSDPGIEV, translated from the exons atgaagctgaagctgaagaaCGTTTTCCTCGTCTATTTTTTGGTGTCCCTCACCGGCCTCCTCTATGCTCTCCTGCAGCTCg GCCAGCCCTGTGACTGCTCCCCGCACCTTCGAGCAGCTGCTGAGCACCTTCGCAGGAAAGACCTGAAGATCTCCCAGCTGCAAGCTGAGCTTGGTCGGCCTCCCCCTGCTCCCGCCCAGCCCCCTGAACCCGAGGCTTTACCCACCATTTATGTCGTGACCCCCACCTATGCTAG GCTGGTGCAGAAGGCTGAGCTGGTTCGCCTGTCACAGACCCTGTCCTTGGTGCCCAGACTGCATTGGGTACTGGTCGAGGATGCCGAGGCCCCTACTCCACTGGTTTCAGGACTACTGGCCGCCTCTGGTCTCCGATTCACTCACCTGGTGGCCCTCACACCGAAGGGACAGCGGCTTCGAGAAGGGGAGCCAGGCTGGGTCCGACCCCGGGGTGTGGAGCAGCGTAACCGAGCTCTGGATTGGCTCCGGGGAAAAGAGGCTGCAGTTGGTGGGGAAAGGGACCCGCCCCCTGTGGGGACTCGGGGGGTCGTGTACTTTGCTGATGATGACAACACCTACAGCCGGGAACTTTTTGAGGAG ATGAGGGGAACCCGAGCTGTCTCCGTGTGGCCGGTGGGGCTGGTCGGCGGCCTGCGGTTTGAGGGGCCCCAGGTGCAGGGGGGCCAGGTGGTTGGCTTTCACACAGCCTGGGAGCCAGACCGGCCCTTCCCTCTGGACATGGCCGGCTTTGCCGTATCACTGCCCCTTCTCTTGTCTCGGCCCAGTGCCCAGTTTGACTCCACTGCCCCCCGGGGCCACCTGGAGAGCAGTCTCCTCAGCCATCTCATTGACCCCAAGGATCTGGAGCCCCGGGCTGCAAACTGCACACGG gtgctggtgtggcacacgAGGACCGAGAAACCCAAGATGAAACAGGAGGAACAGCTGCAGAGGCTGGGCCGGGGCTCGGACCCCGGCATCGAGGTGTGA